The Salminus brasiliensis chromosome 4, fSalBra1.hap2, whole genome shotgun sequence nucleotide sequence gttttcaATGTCATTATGCAGTGCTCTGACTAATGAAAAAGTGTGTGGGTGCATTactgttatattaaaataataataatgtcatgtTACTTGTATTACTGGGCTAAGGGGGACACAGCAAAACATgacattatttgttttatttggtcAGAATGCTAATTATCCAAGTAATTTCCAATCCTTGGCCCCCTCTGAGGCTCATTTGCATTAGCAATTTTATGTGTGTGTCAGACCACAGGTGCACAGGTGCAGGTGGCTGGAGACTTACTGCCGGAGTCTACGGAGAGAGCAGTCACCATCTCCGGAACTCCTCATGCCATTACACAGTGTGTGAGACACATCTGTACTGTAATGCTGGAGGTGCGTGtttttgtgcgtgtgtgtgatgtgtggaaTTTAATTACAATAGCTCACAGCTGAATATGGATGATTTCCCCTGTGCTTCAGCATTATCACAGTGTGGGATGTATGTAATATATTGTAATTCTTCACCTACTACATGCTCAATTTGAATTCCATTTGATTAGATTCAGCCTATTTCTAAGGTTTCTGCCTTACCTAATTCATCTACTGGCGCTCTGGGGCCTCCTACCAGCTTAGTCACTTTTCAGTCTTCTGAGCTTCTGTGCTTTGTTCTGTAAATGTTGACATGAGAGCAGGAGCACATACTGTGCATAGAAAAAATGTTCTCTCTTTTGCTTGCTGAAAGAACGCTTGACTTCTTTAtcttgtcctctgtgtgtagtcACCACCTAAGGGAGCGACGATTCCTTATCGGCCTAAACCTTCCTCTGCTGGCAACCCTACAATCTTATCCCAGCCACATACAGCTCCTGTGAGTACTTCAGCCATCTCGCAGTCTTCACATCGACTTCTTTAGAGCTGCAGTCGTGTTAAGTTAGGAAAAGCAGCATGTTATGGATTCAGTGACTCCACTTAAACATTAATGATTGCATAGCCGCGCTCCCACTGGGGAGCTACGAGTGTGGATATTTAGGCTAATGATTGCATTGAGATCAGTGTGACTGAATAAATCTTGCCTTCAGATCTCATCAGTAATATAGTCACCACACAGGCCAGAGGAGTGCTTCAGTGCTCTCACACATGCAGATAAGAGTTGCTCTGTGTGGCTCGGCTGAATTACTGATCCAGGACTGTCTGGTTTAATCGGAGTGGTAAAGAGTGTCGGCTGTGTTTTTGAGAGTCAGAGACCCTCAGCATtcctttctgttctgttctgggcAACAATGTATTTGAATAATAGATTTTAGATGATTTGTAGGTACTTACTTTTATTCAgctaaatatgttttaaattcTTAGGATTCAAATCCTGGTCCTAAACCTTACACTACACTTTTACAAAATGCTTCAAAAGGATCTTTGAGCCATGCTATAGAAGAGCCCCTTTTGGTTGTAATAGAGAAGTGCGAGTGTGAAAAACCCACCTGAAGACACTTCACCTGATATAATGGTGATTTCCTAGTTCAAAGATTATTCACACTCAAGTTGccttccaaagcctaggctgcatttCTTGGCCACAGCGTTGACAGCCCAGAGGTGCAGACTACGTTGGGTGGGGATTTGGAGAATGCAACTGATGTATCCTTTCCGGCATTGGTTACCCACAGTTTCAGCACATACAAcacaggaaaaaaggaaaaaacagcaCCACAGCAATAGCAGAAAACAAAGCCTCCAGGGTAGAGTTTGTTTACAAATGTTAGTTTtcttaattataattaatttccatgaaaaaatgaaaatccacacAAGATTTTGGACCTTTACAGTGATGTCACCATGCAGCCTGGTTAGACTGTTCCAGACTCTTCCATCTGTGTGACCAATAGACTTCTTAGAAGATGTTTTCATAAGACAGTCCTAGTGAGGACCCACCCTACCTTAGCCAAGGCTTTGATACGCAGCTAGTACTACTTTATTGATACTGTCTCCATGTTATCCATTGTTTTAACTCAGCATCTATATATAACCATTCAGTATCAACTGAATCCTTTCAGTATCAAcagtgttttacatttacattttacatttacatttacggcatttagcagacgctcttatccagagcgacttacaaagtgctttgctatttacccaagaaagaaaccttagctagttagaatagactaataattcaaagatacctctaagcttagacattactaaacacaatacaataaggcgaccatagtactctattcgcccaagtactctcggaagaggtgggtcttcagtctgcatttaaagacagcgagcgactcggccgttcggacacccaggggaagctcgttccaccactttggtgccaggacagaaaaaagcctggacgcttgtcttccgtggattttgagggatggcgggtcgagccgagtcgtacttgaagctcgaagggctcttggtgcagaccggcttttgaccattgccatcaagtacggaggggctggtccagtcttggctttgtaggccagcgtcagggttttgaatctgatgcgggcagctacgggaagccagtggagagaacgcagcagtggagtgacatttTACCAGACTTTACCAGATTGTTAACAATTTGAAAGAGCTTGGGTAATCTATCTAGCTCTATAGAGAGCTAAAGTGTACTATCCAAATAAAGTGAGAcctattttattctattctattctattcttttGTGTTATTACTGTCTTGCCATTCTTTAAAATTCCAGCTGTCATGTGCAttgtgtaattattttatatcaAACAGACCCATTAGAAATAGTCAGaaattacttaaataaaatctTGTTCCATTAACATACATTGCAATTAAGATCCTTGGTTAAGCATGATTTTTTACAAAGGGAATTAATTTAGTGCATTCCCTATATAAAATAAGATGATATGTGTTTATTCATCATGCTTCAGTTTGGAACATCTTTACTGGTTGTGGTTTGTTTAAAAGGCTACATGTGTGATTAAGCAATAATGACCTTTAGATGCACTCAGCTGTCTGAAATGTTGAGATGATTGTACTCTCTAAATACTTAGCATTTTAGATTGGAGACTCAGAGGTGCTTCTGGGCCACACATTCTAAACCTTCAAAATGTAGCAGgccctgtttttttccccaaaattgAATGGGTCAGTAGGCTGGGCCTAGTGTTTGTCTGATATATTCATACAGTGACCCCTTGTGGTTAGACTGTGAAGTGTGGTTGGTCATCTTACTCTCCAATTTCAGTGCTTTAATGCTTATATGTGAAAAAGCATTAAAACCCAAGAGTCGTAATTCGGTATATGTTTGTAATTCATTCAGTTCCAACCAGCCTGAAGGTGTTTTCCTTTCCACAGGCTTTTGCTATTCCGGGACAGTACGCCATTCCACCTCAAGACGTGAGTGCCAATGCTGCTGCCTTATCAGAGCTGTTGGTCATCTCTTCCATACGGTCACTACCTCACTCCCTCCAGCCACCTCCTGCcttctccaccaccaccatcaccaccaccacacctccCCCACCGTATCCCACCACACATGTCAATGCCCTTCTCCTTAAAACACATGCACCGGAGCCAATACCGATACAGCAGCTTTGTATGCGAATACACATATACATCAGTGGTGAAACACTGGTTTTTCATTCAGGACCATTCATTGCATTTGAATGACTAATGCTTAGTGTTTACTAACACCTTTTCCTCCTTTGTTTCTTCATACCCTCCCCCGAGTGTATCATAAACAAATGTGTTAATAGAATCAGATATGAGTACTGTCATTATGTCAGCTTATAATGGGGTGAGTCCTAATGATCCCCGATAACAGATCTAATTGTGAGTCTGAAAGATTGGCTGTGTATTGTCTGTAGATGTCAGTTTTCCTCTGAATTAATTCCATTTGATTGGCTAGTTCTAACCTCCCTTCCTGCCCCGCAGTTGACCAAGCTTCACCAGTTGGCTATGCAGCATATCCCCTTTACCTCCCTTGGGCAGAGCAACCCTACCTTCCCTGGTACGTACCCGAAAAACTCCCCAGGGAAGTCTGTCTCTACCCTCCATCGCTCTGTCTGTGTCTACATCTTTGTGTCtgtctattgctctctctctctctctctctctctctctctctctctctgtccatcaatctctttctctctcctctctgtctctctcccaatTTCCATTCTGTcctatcctctctctcctcatgtgtTCACCATCACTGAGTTCTACTTATGCACTCTGAGGAAAGGGAAGGAAAATCAATGTCATGGTAAGGCTACCGAAGTCACAATACTGTATGTGTCAGAAAGCCTACCTTATGCTGCACACTCTGCGGTCTGACACTGGCTGACAACTCAGGTGACTTTATGCTCATTGTCATCTGTCGCAAGGACTTATCAGGTGAATGACAGCATTGTGGAGGCTTTGTGATGTATACGTGCCACCCCTGTCCTCGTATGTTAACTCAGCATCAAGACAGGTGTTCCACCTTACCTTTCGTTcgttcatttgttttcttatctTCTCCCGTGTTGCTCCATTACGTACCTCCACACCACCCCCTAAcctgttcagttccaccagcatgCCCTCCAGCCCACAACCCTTTCACACCACTGCACACATGCTCTCAGCAGTGAATCCgcacacactgctgtaggccATGCACGATTACCGCTATGGAAAAAAGGCACTACACTGTGACAAGCTGTCACAGAGTAGACGCTCGAGATGCTTTTTTTACTCCAAAGGCGCAGTGCGCTCACAATTTAATCAGAACTCATTCATGACTCATCTAGCATGGCTCTGCTGCCTTTACATGTTAAATCAGTTTGGGGTCATCATCTTATTTTTAATAGATTCTCTGGTAGAGTAGAGAATTTAGACCACTTGCTGAATCAAAAGTTCTGCAGTCCTTCGGTCAGTTGATGTAAACTTGATCAGTGTTACATTAAGTTGTTTCCCCAAATTTTCCTGCATAGGTCTGGATGCCTCTGTTGCGACAAGTTCTCAAGAGCTGACCATTCCTAATGATGTAAGTGTTCTTAATGCAGTTACCTGAAATACATGGATTTCTCTTTAAAGCAATTATTATGTTGCAGTTGTACTTTAAAAACAGTGTGATGGTACACTGGCTTGTAATAGGtagaatggcatctctgtcattaCCACTCCGGGCccagaacgctgctactgcactatggaaactttggtggagctggatGAGACCTCTCATTCATGATGTGACGCTGTGTAACCCAAATCACATTTCTGTGAAATCCTGCAATTTTACTCTAccatgtcagtccacatgcttctttgaCTTTTTAGGatagttctgtatctctcagcttgtgaaCAAATGCACATAACAACTGTCCATGAGAGGGCGCTTAAATTGCAATTTGTATTAATGAATgtgatgcaaaaaaaataaatccacTTCTCAACTGTAGGAGCAACCCAGGAGCAAAGAATACAAATTCTCACACAATGAAATGTGCCAGAGACATAAAGCAGTATTGTGCAAGATTTGGCATTGGCCCAacagttgggaagtggaatTTGCGCTTTTAGCCCCCCCTTAAAAAAGGTGAGAGactgctgtctctactgtccctgtagagaaatgtTACTGGAAAGTTAAACAAATATGGTACGAAGACTCATTACACAGTGCAGAAACTGGCATGCTGAGCAAGGAGTGAAAAAAATATTCtctctattacaagtcagtggagcattaacaCGATTTTgagtttttaatgtaaaatgctacatactgTGATTTAATGTAATTGATGACATTAATGGCAGCTCAAGTTACGTTAATGACATCAGTCATGTGCAAGAAGTTGCTGTGAAAAAGCAGTTTGAGCAGTTGTTAAAGCTTCCAACTTTGTCCACTTTTACTGATACTGCCATCATCATCAGTGCATCTTTTATCACTCGTTCGAAATTAACATACATTGTCATAGACATTATTGGACAACAGTGATAGTGTTAAGACTATAATGTAGCTGGAGTGATTGTATTAAAACAGATATGTTTTTATCTATAGGGATATTCTGTTAATCCTTAATTAAGATTGCATTTCAGCCTTTTTTAGAACTGCGACATGCCCACTAAATCATACAGATGCTGTCTGCTGCTCACCCTGTCATCTCCTCTCAGCTCATAGGCTGCATTATTGGCAGACAGGGCACTAAGATCAATGAGATACGCCAGATGTCTGGAGCCCAGATCAAGATAGCTGGGGCCACAGATGGTTCGGCTGTGCGCCACGTCACCATCAGCGGCTCCCCGGCTAGCATCAGCCTAGCCCAGTACCTCATCAGTGCCAGGTAAGAGATCCCCCTGACAGGCCATACACAACCTTGTGACTTTTACACATGTAGATGATATAATGGGCTAGACCTAGCATAacaggaggctgactgtttacaCATGTAGCTGGTATAATTGGCTAGACTTAGCATAATCAGAGATTGACTTTTCACACATGTAGCTGGTTTAATGAGCCAGGAGGTtgactttctacacatgtaacTGGTCcaaatgttcaaatgcacagcttctaatgaaggcacccattgctgacacagatgtgcagatacATCCACAGCTTTTTTAGTTCCTGTAGAAaagtagtgccaatagaataggactctaggagcaggtgaacatgaacctattggcaccatggatATTGGGAGGCGAGGGTAAAGGGTtgtaaagcccctcagcattgagctgtggtgcagtggaactgtgttctctgcaatgatacttctctatccaatacttttaagatGAGTTATGTGAGATGTTATGAGATGTTGTAAGAAGTTGAGGTGAGGTGAAGATCACCCTGAGCAGTAGATACAGGGTGATACAGTTAGTCTAACAAAATCTCTTTTAATTTgatttttggaagaaactaagtaatgaatgagcaggtgttccaatacttttatccatatagtgtgtaatgaGTCAGGCTTTGCATAACAGCAGATTATGACCTTACACATGTAGCTGGTATAATAAGACAGATTTAGCATATTAGAAAAAAATCATGCTGTGTCCTTTTTGTTCAATCCCATCCATTTTTGGCACTCCTCAGCTTTATTAATACTCATTGAGTCATGTGAAACCCATTTTAATGGTTTGTTCCTTGTAACACATAACATTTCCCTTTAttgattcttcttttttttcatttctctcACTTCCCTGTTCCACATGCTCCTCTTTTGACCCCCCCCCTTCACCCCCACTACTCTATTAAAACATCTCCCTAACTCCCTTTTCTCTTccttgtggtgttgtgtgtgtgtgtgtttgtgaatgtgtCTGCAGTTTAGAGATGGCTAAACTCAGCATCCAGgctgcctcctcctcttccGGCAACCCTGTTGACTTCGGCCTGAGTTTCCCACAATCCGCCACTCCCACCTCCGCCTCCACCCCTTCCTCCATGGCCATGCTGGCCGCTCCCCCCTCCGCCATTAACGTTCACTCCCCCCATGCTGTGCCCTCCATCCCCAGCACCCACTACGCTCTCCCGGTCTCCAGTCTGCTTGGCATGAAAACCGTGCCCCTGCTGGCCGTGCACACTGCAGCATCGGGCCTCGCCCCCTACACTGCAAAGATCCCGACTTCGGCCACCATCAAAAAATCAGAGCGCCAGAAGTTCGCCCCCTACTGACCAGACTCGACAGCCTCTTTAATCTCTCCCTCctgtctgtgctgtgtgtgctgtttgtgttttgcatcTCTGAAGACTTTGAaggttgagtttttttttttttttgctctcttttttttggtACATCTCCATGCAGTATTATGCAAACGGATAGTGACAGAGTGACAAGATGAATTGCTCCTCAAATCATCCTCCATTTTCTTTGGCATCTCATTCGGAAATGTTTGAGATAGCAATCTCAAGCCATATATTTTATCTGACACgccattcttttctcttttcaaatCCCCAGCCAATGAGACTATTGGGCATTGTATTGCTGAAGCGCTTTATTTGCTTCTTATGACTTCTGTCAGGTTTCAGGTTTATGCATATATATGATAATTAGTTTAGTACATAATGCACAACTCTAATCTTCATTTTGTCTCCTTTACTTTGCTGCATTTCTCTGAATTAGTCACTTTTGACTTTTATTCTGCTAATTATGTCTCTTGTGCTTATTTTCATCTTTCATCTTTATGGCACTAAAGCAGGGAAATGGAATTTGCTGTAGTTCACGCTCGggacaaaaaaatacaaatcttGGCATAAATGTTACACTAACTAATCATCCTGCTGTGCAGTTCCGTGTATGCTGTGATGTCAAATGTGTTTTCAGCCATCAATGCAGAACGAAAGTCAGATTGTGTGggattgtgttgtttttttgtttttctttttgttcttcCATTAAATTGAGTGAGTCGTGAGTCGTGAACAGGTGCACTATGCTCCGCTGGTAGAAGAGGAGTTATATCTGTGTCATGACTGTTATGCACTGTAGCaatgtgtttttgtcctgtgGAGCTGATGATGTGCTTCTTTCCTAGGCTGTCTGCAGTGCTAGCTGGCCTGGGGCCTCTTTAGCCACGCAGCCTCTCATTAAAACTCTGACTGGATTACCCCAAAGCCATATGGGATTCTTAAGAACTCAGTGTTATTCAGGAGAGCCAGGCTGCATGATATGCAAATTCACAAAATGTCTCACTAAACTTTTTAACAACAAAAATTGTAAAGTGAAGTGTTGTAACTAGTATTGACCTCTTTTATGTGCTCTTTTTTAAATTCACTATTTGGTGTCTGTTCTGTATATGAAATGTTCTTGTGTTTGTACTTGTAGGCTGTTGTTTTGAAGTCCCTGTCCATGTATTCTTTTTGATGAATGATAAATGAATGCTCTTTTGCTCCTAATAGTAGAACTTACATCTTCTTGAATTAAAATGTGGCAGCTTTTTATTAGAATACAGTGTTCCAGTTTTCATTTGACTTTTGATTAAAAACATGGTATATCCTCCAAAGATTAATTAGACAATTGTGTGTGAAGAGAATGAGTTATTGTATGTATAGCTTAGCAATATTGCACAGCTTATGTTTCATATATTCAGAGCGTTCTACAGTACGTGCATGGGCTTCTGCTGATGCTGCAGTTGCATTTCTACATCACGGTAGCCCTTTTCAATAATACATGGGGTGCTAAAGTATGGGTTATTTTGGTTGAAGGAAGCATGTGCTTTCAGGAATCAAAGCTCCAGGAGTAGGCCAATGCACTCATTTTGGAGAAGACATTTCTGTGCAGATTCAAATACAATTGCACTTATTTGAAAAGGTCTCTCTGTTGATTTACAGTTTCTAATTAGCTGCGAGGAGCAGTGACTTTTTGATATGCTAGGGGAAAATTTGAATCTAATTCACTTCCACAAGGCAATTCACCCCTGGGAAGCGCAGCATTCATCCACTTGTCCTCAGCGTTCATTTATTTGGCGCACCCTAAGTACTGATCCTCGTGTGAAACAGAATATGTAATGATAACAGCTGCAAACGCTAAAAGAAATGTTAACGGTTCGGACAACATTCAAAGCGCTAACATGTCTTTTAGTATTTTCCAATCCAATtacagtgtatgtaaatgatgACTGTACAGTTAGTGTACTATTCAAATGCAGTGCAGAGTGTTTTATAGGTGGCATTGCTTTAAAGGCCTTTTGACAAATTTCTCTGCCCTGTCAGGGATGAACTTTACTTCACCTCCTCCCCTACCTGGACGTGAAGCAGCAGCCTTTTCACAGCTACTGCAAGAACAGATTTCCTCGACGGTTGCTCATTCGGGCATGTGCCCTGAGCTGAACATTACCACGCTGTCACTCAATGACTTTAGGCCCCTTGTCCTCTTCTCAACGAGCAGCGACCCCATTCAACATTGATGAAACAACTTCAGCTTTGAgcgagagacacacacacacatacacacatcagcGATTCGCAGCCAAGTAGCCGGGACACAGCCCTAACCCAGAGTGCTGCTATTTCGGCATCACGCCTGCATGCAAGTCCTGTACATTGTTGAACCAGATCAATAGTTCTAATAGGCGTGTGTTAGAAGAAGAGGCCATTCCCTTTTGAGAGGGTGAAGTCAGAGCCGGCAGCCTGAGCTGCACTGGAATGTGGTGGGCATCTCTGCCtaccttttttttgttaatgcTGAATTAATGATTTTCCCCTCTCACCCCATCAAAGCGGCCCTGATGGAAATGGCTGCGCCCGACTctgaataatcaattatatTAATGCAGGCCTGTGCTGGATATGAAGAGCATTTCTTTAAAGCATGTAATCACCTCGCCCCAGGCATGGCAGTCTTACtgtgtgaaagagtgtgtgaCATCCAGCTTCACCGCACATTCGCAACTTTGGACACATACCCTCTCCCTAGTGTTAAAAATCAACAGATGCTATCTATAGCGCCACAATCAAGGCTTTGTCAGGGCTTTTCAGTTCCAGTAATCATATCTATACTGGATCTTGTGTATCTCCTACCAGGTTGTTTGGCTCACGCATTTCTTCTTCATGTCACTGGTCCTGGAAAGCATCCATTTTCTCCTTCAGTGCATGccagacatttttaaatttgcATGTTGTTGATCTCAGAATGGTTCTAGATGCCAGTCTGAAATACACTGTTCTTAATAACATTCATAATTAAAACAACACAAAGCAGAACTTTCACACCATTGCTCAGCTGAAGCTTATTCACTGTTATGGATTATGATAGAATGCAGGAACAAACTGCTGTGACCTGTTTCATTCTAGCTGGTGGGAGTGAGATGGCAGAACCATTCCTCATGAATCTGTCGGGTGGGAGGTGACAGTGTTCCtatcaaatcaatcaaatctgGGTTCATTgtcactttctttttctttttcagaggaCTTTTAGAAgactttttttcattcatttttatggGGGGAGGGGGATTATAAGCGCTCTACTAGACAATGATTATAGCTGTCTAAT carries:
- the LOC140554091 gene encoding poly(rC)-binding protein 3 isoform X2, producing MNMNEKEGGLSEGGLNVTLTIRLLMHGKEVGSIIGKKGETVKKMREESGARINISDGSSPERIVTITGPSEVIFKAFAMIAEKFEEDILASMVNSTVTSRPPVTLRLVFPASQCGSLIGKGGSKIKEIRETTGAQVQVAGDLLPESTERAVTISGTPHAITQCVRHICTVMLESPPKGATIPYRPKPSSAGNPTILSQPHTAPAFAIPGQYAIPPQDLTKLHQLAMQHIPFTSLGQSNPTFPGLDASVATSSQELTIPNDLIGCIIGRQGTKINEIRQMSGAQIKIAGATDGSAVRHVTISGSPASISLAQYLISASLEMAKLSIQAASSSSGNPVDFGLSFPQSATPTSASTPSSMAMLAAPPSAINVHSPHAVPSIPSTHYALPVSSLLGMKTVPLLAVHTAASGLAPYTAKIPTSATIKKSERQKFAPY